In one window of Vulpes vulpes isolate BD-2025 chromosome 1, VulVul3, whole genome shotgun sequence DNA:
- the MDFI gene encoding myoD family inhibitor isoform X1: MSQVSGQRPPHCDAPHGAPSAAPGPAQTPSLLPGLEVVTGSTHPLEAALEEGSLEEAAPPMPQGNGPGAPQALDSTDLHVPTEAVTRQPQGNPLGCTPLVANGSGHPSELSSTRRAGNGALGGPKAHRKLQTHPSLASQGSKKSKSSTKSTASQIPLQAQEDCCVHCILSCLFCEFLTLCNIVLDCATCGSCSSEDSCLCCCCCGSGECADCDLPCDLDCGIVDACCESADCLEICMECCGLCFSS, from the exons ATGTCCCAGGTGAGCGGCCAGCGCCCCCCTCACTGCGACGCGCCCCATGGTGCCCCCAGCGCCGCCCCGGGCCCAG CCCAGACCCCATCCCTCTTGCCTGGGCTGGAGGTAGTAACAGGATCCACTCACCCTTTGGAGGCAGCGCTAGaggagggctccctggaggaggcggCGCCCCCCATGCCCCAAGGCAATGGCCCTGGGGCCCCTCAGGCCCTGGACAGCACTGACCTCCATGTCCCCACAGAAGCTGTGACAC GCCAGCCTCAGGGGAACCCCTTGGGCTGCACCCCACTAGTGGCGAATGGCTCAGGCCACCCCTCAGAGCTGAGCAGCACTAGGCGGGCAGGGAATGGTGCCCTGGGTGGCCCTAAGGCCCACCGGAAGTTGCAGACGCACCCATCTCTGGCCAGCCAGGGCAGCAAGAAGAGTAAGAGCAGCACCAAATCTACTGCCTCCCAGATCCCCCTCCAGGCGCAGGAAG ACTGCTGTGTCCACTGCATCCTGTCCTGCTTGTTCTGCGAGTTCCTGACGCTGTGTAACATCGTCCTGGACTGCGCCACCTGCGGCTCCTGCAGCTCCGAGGACTcgtgcctctgctgctgctgctgcggctcGGGCGAGTGCGCCGACTGCGACCTGCCCTGCGACCTGGACTGCGGCATCGTGGACGCCTGCTGCGAGTCCGCCGACTGCCTGGAGATCTGCATGGAGTGCTGCgggctctgcttctcctcctga
- the MDFI gene encoding myoD family inhibitor isoform X2 produces the protein MSQVSGQRPPHCDAPHGAPSAAPGPGQPQGNPLGCTPLVANGSGHPSELSSTRRAGNGALGGPKAHRKLQTHPSLASQGSKKSKSSTKSTASQIPLQAQEDCCVHCILSCLFCEFLTLCNIVLDCATCGSCSSEDSCLCCCCCGSGECADCDLPCDLDCGIVDACCESADCLEICMECCGLCFSS, from the exons ATGTCCCAGGTGAGCGGCCAGCGCCCCCCTCACTGCGACGCGCCCCATGGTGCCCCCAGCGCCGCCCCGGGCCCAG GCCAGCCTCAGGGGAACCCCTTGGGCTGCACCCCACTAGTGGCGAATGGCTCAGGCCACCCCTCAGAGCTGAGCAGCACTAGGCGGGCAGGGAATGGTGCCCTGGGTGGCCCTAAGGCCCACCGGAAGTTGCAGACGCACCCATCTCTGGCCAGCCAGGGCAGCAAGAAGAGTAAGAGCAGCACCAAATCTACTGCCTCCCAGATCCCCCTCCAGGCGCAGGAAG ACTGCTGTGTCCACTGCATCCTGTCCTGCTTGTTCTGCGAGTTCCTGACGCTGTGTAACATCGTCCTGGACTGCGCCACCTGCGGCTCCTGCAGCTCCGAGGACTcgtgcctctgctgctgctgctgcggctcGGGCGAGTGCGCCGACTGCGACCTGCCCTGCGACCTGGACTGCGGCATCGTGGACGCCTGCTGCGAGTCCGCCGACTGCCTGGAGATCTGCATGGAGTGCTGCgggctctgcttctcctcctga